In Xenopus tropicalis strain Nigerian chromosome 5, UCB_Xtro_10.0, whole genome shotgun sequence, one genomic interval encodes:
- the LOC100491404 gene encoding heme-binding protein 2, translating into YCPALTFGNKKFEPGKCYLIKCNSVPGKNLLLYLRLLVLPTYIKPKTEPSTFVCISGAKMNLRYLETMLVMFFIFGSVVEAKKPGCDCDEEKPPAFCRGISCPKYTLVEKYKDFELRAYEATRWVTTPVGLSGEGLQQGFLHLTEYLNGKNKEGIQMVMGVPVLVIIPVVRSPVNGTMMILLPTEIENPPKPTDADVLLTNFNATSVYVRSYYDFSITDSNAAKLVNAVHSQGKDFERSFYASASYHDPALVIGRHSEVWVLAK; encoded by the exons TATTGTCCAGCATTGACATTTGGGAACAAGAAATTTGAGCCAGGAAAATGCTACCTGATAAAATGTAACAGTGTTCCAGGTAAGAACCTGTTATTGTACTTACGCCTCTTAGTGCTCCCTACATATATAAAACctaaaacagaaccttctacCTTTGTTTGCATTTCTGGAGCAAAGATGAACTTGAGGTACCTGGAAACGATGCTGGTCATGTTTTTTATATTTGGGAGTGTGGTGGAGGCTAAAAAACCTGGCTGTGACTGTGATGAGGAAAAGCCCCCTGCTTTTTGTCGGGGAATTTCTTGCCCAAAGTATACGTTGGTGGAAAAATATAAA GATTTTGAGTTGCGTGCCTATGAAGCCACACGCTGGGTGACAACTCCTGTAGGTCTGAGTGGCGAAGGCTTGCAACAAGGCTTTTTGCACCTGACTGAGTAcctgaatggaaaaaataaagaag GAATCCAAATGGTGATGGGTGTTCCTGTGTTAGTAATTATTCCAGTAGTTAGATCGCCTGTCAATGGAACCATGATGATACTTCTGCCAACAGAAATTGAGAATCCCCCGAAACCCACAGATGCTGACGTTTTGTTGACAAACTTTAATGCAACCTCTGTTTATGTTAG GTCTTACTATGACTTCAGCATCACAGATTCTAatgcagctaaactggtaaaTGCAGTGCATTCCCAGGGCAAGGATTTCGAAAGATCATTCTACGCATCAGCTAGCTATCATGATCCAGCTCTCGTAATTGGACGGCACTCTGAAGTGTGGGTTTTAGCAAAATAA